One Brassica oleracea var. oleracea cultivar TO1000 chromosome C7, BOL, whole genome shotgun sequence genomic window carries:
- the LOC106303093 gene encoding peptidyl-prolyl cis-trans isomerase FKBP12-like, with the protein MVVVVEVVVLVGHDFALLLPRLRSSSISPNSQRERDGAAGNGAEKQIIRPGTGPKRAPDQTVTVHCTGFGKGGDLSQQFWSTKDAGQKPFSFIVGKGAVIKGVIGMQIGEVARLRVCRLLFSSCKHI; encoded by the exons ATGGTAGTGGTGGTTGAGGTAGTGGTGCTGGTGGGCCATG ACTTTGCTCTCCTTCTTCCCCGACTTCGCTCTTCTTCAATTTCTCCCAATTCGCAGCGAGAGAGAGATGGTGCCGCCGGCAACGGAGCGGAGAAACAAATCATCAGACCCGGGACCGGTCCCAAACGTGCTCCGGATCAAACCGTCACCGTTCACTGCACCGGATTCG GGAAAGGTGGTGATCTATCCCAGCAGTTCTGGAG TACAAAGGACGCTGGGCAAAAGCCTTTCTCCTTCATAGTCGGTAAAGGTGCTGTCATCAAAG GCGTTATCGGAATGCAAATTGGAGAGGTTGCTCGCTTACGGGTATGTAGACTGCTCTTCTCATCATGCAAACATATTTGA
- the LOC106304695 gene encoding agamous-like MADS-box protein AGL3 has protein sequence MGRGKVELKRIENKINRQVTFAKRRNGLLKKAYELSVLCDAEIALLIFSNRGKLYEFCSSPSGMAKMVEKYRKHSYATMDPNQSAKDLQERYQDYLNLKSRVEVLQHSQRHLLGEEIAGIGVDELEQLECQVDTSLRQIRSTKARSMLDQLSDLKSKEEMLLETNRDLKRKLEESDAALNQTLWGASSSAEHSQQQQEGMTSYHANPLSQEVGFFRPLQGNVALQMSHYNPGVPNASNSATTSQNVINGFFPGWMV, from the exons ATGGGAAGAGGGAAAGTTGAGTTGAAGAGGATAGAGAACAAGATCAACAGGCAAGTTACTTTTGCAAAGAGAAGGAATGGTTTGCTTAAGAAGGCTTATGAGCTTTCTGTGCTTTGTGATGCTGAGATTGCTCTTCTCATTTTCTCTAACCGTGGCAAGCTCTACGAATTCTGCAGCAGCCCTAG TGGTATGGCCAAGATGGTTGAGAAGTATAGAAAACATAGTTATGCAACAATGGATCCAAATCAATCAGCTAAAGACTTGCAG GAGAGGTACCAAGACTACTTGAATCTCAAATCAAGAGTTGAAGTCCTTCAACATTCACAAAG GCATTTGCTAGGTGAAGAGATAGCCGGGATAGGAGTGGATGAGCTTGAGCAGCTAGAATGTCAAGTAGATACATCACTAAGGCAAATAAGATCCACAAAG GCCCGGTCGATGCTTGATCAACTATCTGACCTCAAAAGCAAG GAGGAAATGTTACTGGAAACCAACAGAGATCTTAAGAGAAAG TTGGAGGAAAGTGATGCAGCCCTTAATCAAACACTATGGGGAGCTTCATCTTCTGCGGAACATTCCCAACAACAACAAGAAGGCATGACTTCTTATCATGCGAACCCTCTTAGTCAAGAAGTGGGTTTCTTTAGGCCTTTACAGGGCAATGTAGCATTGCAGATGAG TCATTACAATCCTGGTGTGCCAAATGCAAGCAACTCTGCAACAACATCACAGAATGTTATTAATGGGTTCTTCCCTGGATGGATGGTCTGA
- the LOC106305332 gene encoding uncharacterized protein LOC106305332, protein MGKPAGYWVNKIRTSFKGGSSSSKSLDEGSASGSRKNGSKNQKTEEGNKKGEAESGRKVMVVVDTTSQSKNALQWALTQCVQDEDNITLLHVTKTPVGQATDETQGQRNSRAHEQVHPLKNFCQLKKPNVKTEIVVVETAEEKGKTIVEEAKKQGAGVLVLGQRKRTSKWRVIWKWRAKGGIGGGVVEYCIHNSECMAIAVRKKSNNGGYLITTKRHKDFWLLA, encoded by the exons ATGGGGAAACCAGCTGGGTATTGGGTGAATAAGATTAGGACATCATTCAAAGGAGGATCATCTTCGAGCAAATCACTAGATGAAGGAAGTGCTTCTGGTTCTAGAAAGAACGGTAGTAAGAATCAGAAAACAGAGGAAGGCAATAAGAAGGGTGAAGCTGAGAGTGGGAGGAAAGTGATGGTTGTTGTGGACACAACTTCACAATCAAAGAATGCTCTTCAATGGGCATTAACACAATGTGTTCAAGATGAAGACAATATCACTCTCCTCCATGTCACAAAAACACCTGTAGGGCAAG CTACAGATGAGACACAAGGGCAGAGAAACTCAAGGGCTCATGAACAAGTTCATCCACTGAAGAATTTTTGTCAGCTCAAGAAACCTAAT GTGAAGACGGAGATAGTGGTGGTTGAAACGGCGGAGGAGAAAGGGAAGACGATAGTGGAGGAAGCAAAGAAACAAGGAGCTGGAGTTTTGGTTTTAGGTCAGAGAAAAAGAACTTCGAAGTGGCGCGTGATTTGGAAGTGGCGAGCAAAAGGAGGAATAGGAGGCGGAGTGGTTGAGTATTGTATTCATAACTCCGAGTGTATGGCTATTGCCGTGAGGAAGAAAAGTAACAACGGAGGTTACTTGATCACCACGAAACGTCACAAAGACTTCTGGCTCTTGGCCTAA
- the LOC106301199 gene encoding ACT domain-containing protein ACR5-like, translating into MDACLSYSYHMDDEIARFIRRVNPPKVVIDNDVYKNVTVIKVDSANKQGILLEVVQVLTDLNLTIKKAYISSDGGWFMDVFNVTNQDGNKVTDEIVLDYIRKSLGPDESSCYSPRSTIGVKQSVDFTVIELTGTDRPGLLSELCAVLTDLQCNVVNAEIWTHRAKAAAVLQVTDEETSSAVTDPERLSKIRKLLGYVLTGGSRSRRCREPKTTVSSSLNADRKLHQLMFADRDYDEWENNVDDEDKIGRVVPDVDVSNLHDLDYSIVMIKCKDRPKLLFDTVFTLTDMKYVVSHASIDAEGPEAYQEYYIRHTDGSPVKSEAERQRVIKCLKAAIQRRVFEGLKLELCTSDRVGLLSDVTRIFRENSLTVTRAEVKTKGGKALNTFYVRDASGYEVDAKTIDSIRQVIGQKILQVKGGNTEVKSSSPESQTGFLFGVFKSRSFVNFGLIRS; encoded by the exons ATGG ATGCTTGCTTGAGCTATTCGTATCACATGGATGATGAGATTGCAAGGTTTATCAGAAGAGTTAATCCCCCAAA GGTTGTGATTGATAACGATGTCTACAAGAACGTCACTGTCATTAAG GTGGATAGTGCTAATAAACAGGGGATTCTTCTGGAAGTGGTTCAAGTCTTGACTGATCTTAACCTCACAATCAAGAAAGCTTACATCTCCTCTGATGGTGGCTGGTTCATGGATGTCTTCAACGTCACTAACCAAGATGGGAACAAAGTCACTGATGAAATCGTTCTTGATTACATCCGTAAA TCTCTTGGCCCTGATGAGTCTTCTTGCTACAGTCCGAGATCAACCATCGGGGTTAAACAATCTGTCGACTTCACTGTCATTGAGCTCACAGGAACTGACAGACCCGGTTTGCTGTCTGAGCTCTGCGCTGTTCTAACCGACCTTCAATGCAATGTGGTCAACGCCGAGATCTGGACGCACAGAGCAAAAGCAGCGGCGGTTTTGCAAGTAACCGACGAGGAAACCTCCTCCGCGGTTACTGATCCAGAGAGGTTATCCAAAATCAGGAAGCTTCTTGGCTACGTGCTCACAGGCGGGAGCAGGAGCAGGAGATGTCGTGAACCTAAAACCACGGTTTCCTCTTCTCTCAACGCGGATCGTAAGCTTCACCAGCTGATGTTTGCGGATAGAGATTACGATGAGTGGGAGAATAACGTTGATGATGAGGATAAGATTGGGAGAGTAGTTCCAGATGTGGATGTCTCAAACTTGCATGATTTGGATTACTCTATTGTGATGATCAAATGCAAAGACAGACCAAAGCTTCTCTTTGATACTGTCTTTACATTGACGGATATGAAGTATGTGGTTTCGCATGCCAGCATTGATGCCGAAGGCCCTGAAGCTTATCAGGAGTACTACATAAGACATACGGATGGATCTCCGGTGAAGTCTGAGGCAGAAAGACAGAGAGTGATCAAGTGTCTTAAAGCAGCTATTCAGAGAAGAGTCTTTGAG GGGTTGAAGCTTGAGCTTTGCACTTCGGATAGAGTTGGATTACTATCAGACGTGACTCGAATATTCCGTGAGAACAGTCTTACGGTGACAAGAGCTGAAGTGAAGACAAAAGGAGGCAAAGCGCTCAACACGTTCTACGTGAGGGATGCTTCTGGTTATGAAGTTGATGCAAAGACCATAGATTCAATCAGGCAAGTGATTGGTCAGAAGATACTTCAAGTGAAAGGCGGAAACACAGAGGTGAAATCGAGTTCTCCAGAATCTCAAACGGGGTTTCTCTTTGGGGTTTTCAAGTCTAGATCTTTCGTCAATTTCGGGTTGATCAGATCTTGA